A DNA window from Thiopseudomonas alkaliphila contains the following coding sequences:
- the rapA gene encoding RNA polymerase-associated protein RapA produces MTQQYQPGQRWISDSEAELGLGTVLTADGRLVTVLYPASGETRQYSQRNAPLTRVRFAPGEVITHFEGWKLTIEQTHEEEGLLFYCGHNEAGEDSIVPETQLSNFIQFRLAADRLFAGQVDRHSWFTLRYQSLQHRSQLQQSELTGLVGARAQTIAHQLHIAKEVTDRAAPRVLLADEVGLGKTIEAGLIIHRQVFNGHAARVLILLPESLQYQWLVEMRRRFNLEASLFDQERFDQSDAANPFEDCQIAIVSLQWITHSEVAQQAMLEAGWDLLVVDEAHHLTWSAETVSPQYQLVEQLTEQTPSVLLLTATPEQLGQASHFARLRLLDPNRFHDLDAFIQESEQYQPVAEAVRDLLEQSELTQTAQANILSLLGTTAQPLVTQASQGEQQAIDQLISQLIDRHGTGRLLFRNTRASISGFPSRQLQGVELTLPEAYQDPSLATDLQDALYPDQWYRAQGLDNPWWMQDTRIDWLIEFLKAHKEYKVLVICAHASTAQDTEEALRVREGIAATVFHEGMSIIERDRAAAWFADAEDGAQVLICSEIGSEGRNFQFSHHLVLFDLPQNPDLLEQRIGRLDRIGQRFDIQLYVPYYQETAQARLFDWYHQALNAFESISPAAGQVQTHFQQALLTELTQPTAKWPALLTEAQTLRQTLEQQLQSGRDRLLEINSSGQAKGQALAEAVAAAEDDIALPLYMEQLFNAFGVESEDHSDNALILRPSEKMLDADFPLGTDEAVTVTFNRELALAREDMQFLTWEHPMVQGGMDLVLTSSMGNTALVLLKNKAIKPGTLLLELIFVSEALAPKALQLGRFLPSSAIRCLLDSKGNDLAANVSYEVLSKQVENVGRVTAGKFVRAQREQLQKMLEHGQQLMEPQHQTRIEQAKRLFSQNMQAEISRLSALQQVNKNIRADEIELLEQQLAQGLDYLTQATLRLEAIRVIVSN; encoded by the coding sequence ATGACGCAGCAGTACCAACCTGGCCAACGCTGGATTAGCGATAGTGAAGCAGAGTTAGGACTAGGGACGGTTCTCACCGCAGATGGACGACTGGTTACGGTGCTTTACCCTGCCAGTGGTGAAACCCGTCAGTACTCACAGCGTAATGCCCCGTTAACCCGCGTGCGTTTTGCCCCAGGTGAGGTGATTACCCACTTTGAAGGCTGGAAGCTCACCATTGAGCAAACCCACGAAGAAGAAGGCCTATTATTTTACTGCGGCCACAACGAGGCCGGTGAAGATAGTATCGTGCCGGAAACCCAGCTTTCCAACTTTATTCAGTTTCGCTTAGCTGCTGACCGCTTGTTTGCCGGACAAGTGGACCGCCACTCTTGGTTCACTCTGCGCTATCAGAGCTTACAACACCGCAGTCAATTGCAACAATCTGAGTTAACCGGCTTAGTCGGAGCCCGCGCACAAACCATTGCGCATCAACTCCATATTGCTAAAGAAGTCACCGACCGAGCGGCACCCCGTGTACTCTTAGCCGATGAAGTAGGACTGGGCAAAACCATTGAAGCTGGCTTAATTATTCACCGCCAAGTATTTAATGGTCATGCTGCACGGGTGCTAATTTTACTGCCGGAGTCCTTGCAATATCAGTGGCTGGTGGAAATGCGCCGACGCTTTAACTTAGAGGCCAGCTTATTTGATCAAGAACGCTTTGACCAAAGCGATGCGGCCAACCCCTTCGAAGACTGTCAAATTGCCATCGTTTCCCTGCAATGGATTACCCATAGCGAAGTGGCTCAGCAAGCCATGCTAGAGGCTGGCTGGGATTTATTGGTAGTTGATGAGGCTCACCACCTCACTTGGTCAGCAGAAACGGTAAGCCCACAGTATCAACTGGTTGAGCAATTAACCGAACAAACACCCAGTGTTTTACTGTTAACCGCGACTCCAGAGCAGCTCGGTCAGGCCAGTCACTTTGCACGCTTGCGTTTACTTGATCCTAACCGTTTTCATGACCTTGACGCCTTTATTCAAGAGTCAGAGCAGTACCAACCGGTAGCTGAAGCTGTGCGGGATCTGCTGGAGCAAAGCGAATTAACCCAAACAGCACAGGCTAATATTCTGTCGCTACTTGGCACGACAGCTCAACCGTTAGTAACGCAAGCCAGTCAAGGCGAGCAGCAGGCTATTGATCAGTTAATCAGCCAGCTCATTGACCGCCATGGAACCGGACGTCTGTTATTTCGTAATACCCGCGCCTCAATTAGCGGCTTTCCTAGCCGTCAGTTACAAGGCGTCGAGTTAACATTGCCCGAGGCTTATCAAGATCCCAGCTTAGCCACTGACTTACAAGATGCGCTATACCCTGATCAGTGGTATCGCGCCCAGGGCTTAGATAATCCATGGTGGATGCAAGATACACGCATAGACTGGCTAATTGAGTTTTTAAAAGCCCATAAAGAGTACAAAGTATTAGTGATTTGCGCCCATGCCAGCACCGCGCAAGATACCGAAGAAGCGTTACGGGTGCGCGAAGGAATTGCCGCCACGGTGTTCCATGAAGGCATGAGTATTATTGAACGTGACCGGGCAGCGGCTTGGTTTGCCGATGCCGAAGATGGCGCACAGGTGCTGATTTGCTCTGAAATTGGCAGTGAGGGCCGTAACTTTCAGTTCAGCCACCACCTCGTACTCTTTGACTTACCACAAAACCCAGATTTATTAGAGCAACGTATTGGTCGTTTAGACCGTATTGGCCAACGTTTTGACATTCAGCTGTATGTGCCTTATTACCAGGAGACTGCCCAAGCCCGATTGTTTGACTGGTACCACCAAGCACTAAATGCCTTTGAAAGTATTAGTCCAGCTGCAGGTCAAGTGCAAACCCACTTTCAGCAAGCCCTACTGACTGAACTGACTCAACCAACGGCTAAGTGGCCAGCACTACTAACTGAAGCGCAGACTTTGCGTCAAACCCTTGAACAACAACTCCAGTCAGGGCGTGACCGTTTACTTGAGATTAACTCCAGTGGTCAAGCTAAAGGCCAAGCCTTGGCTGAAGCAGTAGCCGCAGCTGAAGATGATATTGCCTTGCCACTGTACATGGAGCAGCTGTTCAATGCCTTTGGCGTGGAAAGTGAAGACCACTCTGATAATGCGCTGATCTTACGTCCGAGCGAGAAAATGCTCGATGCTGATTTTCCGTTAGGCACCGACGAAGCGGTTACCGTGACCTTTAATCGGGAACTGGCTTTAGCCCGTGAAGACATGCAGTTTTTAACCTGGGAGCACCCCATGGTGCAAGGCGGCATGGACTTAGTACTGACCAGCTCGATGGGAAATACCGCGTTAGTGCTGCTAAAAAACAAAGCGATTAAGCCCGGTACCCTATTGCTTGAGTTAATTTTTGTGAGCGAAGCCTTAGCGCCCAAAGCCTTGCAATTAGGACGATTTTTACCCAGCTCGGCGATTCGTTGCTTACTTGATAGTAAAGGTAATGACCTGGCGGCTAATGTCAGCTATGAAGTGCTCAGTAAGCAAGTAGAAAATGTCGGCCGAGTGACTGCAGGCAAATTTGTTCGCGCCCAACGTGAGCAGTTACAAAAGATGCTTGAGCACGGACAACAACTGATGGAGCCGCAACATCAAACGCGGATCGAGCAAGCCAAGCGCTTATTTAGCCAAAACATGCAGGCTGAAATTAGTCGCTTAAGCGCTCTGCAGCAGGTTAATAAAAATATTCGTGCCGATGAAATTGAGTTGCTCGAGCAGCAATTAGCCCAAGGTTTAGACTACCTCACTCAAGCGACGCTGCGTTTAGAAGCAATTCGGGTGATCGTCAGTAACTAA
- the tsaA gene encoding tRNA (N6-threonylcarbamoyladenosine(37)-N6)-methyltransferase TrmO: MDSYQLNPVGIIHSCFKEKFAIPRQASLAPAAQGYIELLPPYNHPDAVKGLELTSHLWLTFIFHQAGPKKDARLVKAPRLGGNQKLGVFATRSTHRPNHLGLSLVKLERVTPQRLYLSSLDLLDGTPILDIKPYLPYADIAADAYNQFAPEAPATVTVEWSASAYQQAQQHAKRLQQPLIALIEQCLAQDPKPAYQQPTPERRYGVQLYDLNVTWHYPQPTQICVLEVVPLTE; the protein is encoded by the coding sequence ATGGACAGTTATCAACTTAACCCAGTAGGAATTATCCACTCCTGCTTTAAAGAGAAGTTTGCCATTCCTCGGCAAGCTTCTCTGGCTCCTGCTGCCCAAGGTTATATTGAGCTATTACCGCCCTACAATCATCCTGACGCCGTCAAAGGGCTCGAATTGACCAGTCATCTCTGGCTAACCTTTATTTTTCATCAGGCTGGCCCGAAAAAAGATGCGCGTTTAGTTAAAGCGCCCCGTTTAGGCGGTAATCAAAAATTAGGGGTGTTTGCTACTCGCTCAACCCATCGCCCCAACCATCTTGGCTTATCGCTGGTTAAACTGGAACGGGTTACACCGCAGCGCCTGTACCTATCTAGCTTAGACTTGCTTGATGGCACGCCAATCCTGGATATCAAGCCCTACTTGCCTTACGCAGATATTGCCGCGGATGCCTATAACCAGTTTGCCCCAGAGGCTCCTGCCACTGTGACGGTAGAGTGGTCGGCCAGCGCTTACCAGCAGGCCCAACAACACGCCAAGCGCTTACAGCAGCCGCTGATTGCCTTGATTGAGCAGTGTTTAGCGCAAGATCCGAAACCAGCCTATCAACAACCCACGCCTGAACGGCGCTATGGGGTGCAGCTATATGATCTCAACGTTACTTGGCACTACCCCCAACCCACACAAATTTGTGTGCTGGAAGTCGTGCCATTGACCGAATAG